In Natrinema amylolyticum, the following are encoded in one genomic region:
- a CDS encoding DUF1405 domain-containing protein, with translation MTASTRLSDRERPDDTSLPAYLAPVPTTLEDLGLRFAWLVVAINLAGTAFGFWYYSGQFAETTAALWPWVPDSPLATLFVALAIGAWKLGREQPWLTALAFFGNIVLGLWTPYTLLAFADSYAYLHPVMYQFLFWSHLAMVVQAFVLHRISDFPVWAVAVAAVWYWSNLIVDYFVPVVGDPHHTIIPVERGTAMFLEADALGVIAAGEVTFVLLALFLALATRVKKCESARSRP, from the coding sequence ATGACCGCGTCGACTCGGCTGTCCGATCGCGAGCGGCCCGACGACACGTCGCTCCCGGCGTATCTCGCGCCCGTCCCGACGACGCTCGAGGACCTCGGCCTGCGGTTCGCGTGGCTCGTCGTGGCGATCAACCTCGCGGGAACGGCCTTCGGCTTCTGGTACTACTCCGGCCAGTTCGCGGAGACCACGGCCGCGCTCTGGCCCTGGGTGCCGGACAGTCCGCTCGCGACGCTGTTCGTCGCGCTGGCGATCGGCGCGTGGAAGCTGGGCCGCGAACAGCCGTGGCTCACGGCACTGGCCTTCTTCGGGAACATCGTACTCGGTCTCTGGACGCCGTACACGCTGCTCGCGTTCGCGGACTCCTACGCGTACCTCCACCCGGTGATGTACCAGTTCCTCTTCTGGAGCCACCTCGCGATGGTCGTCCAGGCCTTCGTCCTCCACCGGATCTCCGACTTTCCGGTGTGGGCCGTCGCCGTCGCCGCCGTCTGGTACTGGAGCAACCTCATCGTCGACTACTTCGTCCCCGTCGTCGGCGACCCACACCACACGATCATCCCCGTCGAACGAGGGACGGCCATGTTCCTCGAGGCCGACGCGCTCGGCGTGATCGCCGCCGGCGAAGTGACGTTCGTCCTCCTCGCGCTGTTTCTCGCGCTCGCGACGCGAGTCAAAAAGTGTGAATCGGCCCGGAGCCGGCCGTAG
- a CDS encoding acetoacetate decarboxylase family protein, translating into MTTVERTRRRLSTGHEIELPLELSFAMGGVTVPARRGRLEAALPDELSALAIAPGIGCATLAGIQYHRVGGGQQDETGLEPYDEFAVIIPAIRGRGSRTTLPLAGLAGSELGGYVHWLPVTTEPSVALGREIWGYPKERADITVSDGPDGIRTVVDGGRYGDESVRLEVARPRLGPRARDWTMASYTRKDRNLLRTPAWIRGDVAIGLGPSIGTCLEVTSELARELGLWRRPLARLYGSDVRARLFEGERPDG; encoded by the coding sequence ATGACGACGGTCGAACGGACGCGACGACGGCTTTCGACCGGCCACGAGATCGAACTCCCGCTCGAGCTGTCGTTCGCGATGGGTGGCGTCACCGTTCCCGCCCGTCGCGGCCGGCTCGAGGCAGCCCTGCCGGACGAGCTCTCCGCGCTCGCGATCGCACCCGGTATCGGCTGCGCGACGCTCGCCGGGATCCAGTACCACCGGGTCGGTGGTGGACAGCAGGATGAGACGGGACTCGAGCCGTACGACGAGTTCGCGGTCATCATCCCGGCGATCCGCGGCCGCGGGAGTCGAACGACCCTCCCGCTCGCAGGGCTCGCGGGCAGCGAACTCGGCGGCTACGTTCACTGGCTCCCGGTGACGACCGAGCCCTCGGTCGCGCTCGGGCGCGAGATCTGGGGCTATCCCAAGGAACGGGCCGATATCACGGTGTCCGACGGCCCGGACGGGATCCGCACTGTCGTCGACGGCGGTCGCTACGGGGACGAGTCCGTCCGGCTCGAGGTCGCGCGACCCCGTCTCGGGCCGCGAGCGCGTGACTGGACGATGGCCAGCTACACGCGGAAAGACAGGAATCTCCTGCGGACGCCGGCCTGGATTCGAGGCGACGTGGCGATCGGACTCGGGCCCTCGATCGGCACCTGCCTCGAGGTCACGTCGGAACTGGCCCGCGAACTCGGACTGTGGCGACGGCCGCTCGCACGGCTGTACGGCTCGGACGTTCGAGCGCGCCTGTTCGAGGGCGAGCGGCCGGACGGCTGA